Proteins from a single region of Antechinus flavipes isolate AdamAnt ecotype Samford, QLD, Australia chromosome 2, AdamAnt_v2, whole genome shotgun sequence:
- the LOC127551531 gene encoding steroid 17-alpha-hydroxylase/17,20 lyase, with translation MWWFLIASLLTLLYYLWQKLGTLGKKYPTCLPYLPILGSLPYLNSSDQAHILFTKLKEKYGHIYAFWMGPSYAVVVNQFSLAKEVLLKKGKDFASRPRMVTTDILSGSGKGIAFSQYGPQWRMYRKLVQSTFSLFKDRSQSFEKIICQEATSLCKSLAASQGQTMDPAVDFFLASANVICQFCFSTSWKQDDKDIEIMMNFSDTIIKNLAQDSLVDIFPWAQLFPNKELTLLKESVMIRNKLLEKKLKIQKEKFNIDSVNNLLDTLLKAKVNHNGQVTQEPEITDEHILMTVGDIFGAGVETTSSVVKWCIAYLLHYPQVKEKIQKEIDQKIGFNRTPVLSDRNQLLYLECTIREILRIRPVAPLLIPHMACSDSSIGEYTIPKGTRIYINLWSIHHDPTEWDEPEKFKPERFLDKNKEQLIMPTASYFPFGCGPRVCIGEFLARAELFLFLSWILQRFDLEAPDDGELPSLEGKFGVVYQIIPFKLKFKLRKSWREAQLSA, from the exons ATGTGGTGGTTCCTCATCGCCTCCCTGCTGACCCTGCTATACTATTTGTGGCAAAAGCTGGGGACTCTGGGCAAGAAATATCCCACTTGTCTGCCCTATCTGCCCATCCTGGGCAGCCTTCCCTATCTGAACTCCTCTGACCAAGCACACATCTTATTCACCAAGCTTAAGGAAAAGTACGGCCACATCTATGCCTTTTGGATGGGGCCTTCGTACGCTGTGGTAGTGAACCAGTTCTCACTGGCCAAGGAAGTGCTTCTCAAGAAGGGCAAGGATTTTGCCAGCCGCCCCCGAATG GTAACCACAGACATCCTGAGCGGCTCGGGCAAGGGCATCGCCTTCAGCCAGTACGGCCCCCAGTGGCGGATGTACCGAAAGCTGGTGCAGTCCACCTTCTCCTTGTTTAAGGATCGCTCCCAGAGCTTTGAGAAGATCA TCTGCCAAGAGGCCACTTCGCTCTGTAAGTCCCTGGCCGCCTCGCAAGGCCAGACCATGGACCCGGCTGTGGACTTTTTCCTGGCTTCCGCCAATGTCATCTGCCAGTTTTGCTTCAGCACCTCCTGGAAGCAGGACGACAAAGACATCGAGATCATGATGAACTTCAGCGACACCATCATCAAAAATCTGGCCCAGGACAGCCTGGTGGACATCTTTCCCTGGGCTCAG CTGTTCCCCAACAAAGAACTGACACTGTTGAAGGAGAGCGTCATGATACGGAATAAGCTACTGgagaaaaaacttaaaattcaaaAG GAGAAATTCAACATAGATTCTGTCAACAACCTCCTGGATACGCTACTGAAAGCCAAGGTGAACCACAATGGCCAAGTGACCCAGGAGCCAGAGATCACAGATGAGCACATCCTGATGACGGTGGGTGACATTTTTGGAGCTGGTGTGGAGACTACCAGTAGTGTTGTCAAGTGGTGCATTGCCTACCTGCTGCACTATCCTCAG GTAAAGGAGAAGATCCAGAAGGAAATTGACCAGAAAATTGGCTTTAACCGAACACCTGTACTCAGTGACAGGAATCAACTTCTCTACCTGGAGTGCACAATACGTGAAATACTCCGCATACGGCCAGTGGCTCCCTTGCTTATCCCTCACATGGCATGTTCTGACAGCAG CATTGGAGAATATACCATCCCTAAAGGCACCAGGATCTACATCAATCTGTGGTCCATCCACCATGACCCTACAGAATGGGATGAGCCAGAAAAGTTTAAGCCAG AACGATTCCTGGACAAGAATAAGGAGCAGCTCATCATGCCAACTGCCAGCTACTTTCCCTTTGGATGTGGACCTCGAGTCTGTATTGGGGAGTTCTTGGCTCGGGCAGagttgtttctctttctgtcttggaTTCTCCAAAGATTTGACCTGGAAGCACCTGACGATGGAGAACTACCCTCCTTAGAGGGGAAATTTGGGGTGGTATATCAGATTATTCCCTTCAAGTTAAAGTTCAAGTTGCGGAAGTCCTGGAGGGAGGCTCAGCTCAGTGCTTAG
- the BORCS7 gene encoding BLOC-1-related complex subunit 7, which translates to MAAGVPDPQSRFGHSVKGLLTEKVNACGTDVIALTKQVLKGSRSSELLGQAARNMVLQEDAILHSEDSLRKMAIITTHLQYQQEAIQKNVELSSNLQDQLKHLLK; encoded by the exons ATGGCGGCGGGGGTGCCCGATCCCCAGTCGCGATTCGGCCACTCGGTAAAGGGGCTGCTCACCGAGAAGGTGAATGCCTGCGGTACCGACGTGATCGCCCTCACCAAGCAGGTGTTGAAAGGTTCACGGAGCTCCGAG cTGCTGGGTCAGGCAGCTCGAAACATGGTATTGCAGGAAGATGCCATCTTGCACTCAGAAGAT AGTTTAAGGAAAATGGCAATTATAACAACTCATCTTCAGTATCA GCAAGAAGCTATTCAGAAGAA TGTTGAGCTGTCTTCAAATCTCCAGGACCAGCTGAAGCATTTGCTGAAATGA